From Numida meleagris isolate 19003 breed g44 Domestic line chromosome 4, NumMel1.0, whole genome shotgun sequence, the proteins below share one genomic window:
- the ZNF638 gene encoding zinc finger protein 638 isoform X4 has product MRIGDTLWSQCASAVAPCACAVAQRPLCRWVPPGPLRPHLGGARFAPAKLTPARLGPQAAGGVGGGRSDPPVAASGAVGRSFVLFLESFAPLVNSLNLGIASPLVLGPPPFQLAHIKTQLALQQLTSVAASSSALPHARFGRAFLKSTMFSPRGALPQRPRGPNPSGAKPPGSFQGGGGPGPQRQPAPGAPQGAAPRASGQDSVPWTGSQRINVRVTLHRADPRQAKAKSNLHQEQKGDVRAGRWDGSPCPPPPVSQKPPAPARLPEQNAGAQNRYTPESASSILASFGLSNEDLEELSRYPDDQLTPENMPLILREIRMRKMGHPLPGLHSQSRGEAMGGTSGAAVKGKVIDYGHASRYGYTEDPLEVRGYNVEALREEPLEARAYNPEASSREKREEFQREPSVPMGVPPAGVACGPAFPPQDVMKPPPPPPAFQSDPANPHPFFPAEPAGKAGGLCAAPVGKAGPPPAVLPVMPPILPLAVPPLAQPVMPPLISQPVVPLLPQPPFSAELLAILEQRDRIQQDSGSGQPSAPSPGVGQKPFQPQPEGPIKSPFGVVKASWLPAFLQSDAQKIKRLPTPSMMNDYYATSPRIFPHMCSLCNVECARMKDWILHQNTPSHIESCRHLRQQYPEWNPEARSSKRNAADRKENQTPKHRSNSASPSPRRPRPAGSSYVPRHSRSRSRSPGRYRPTRPRSRSPRQVRRLSPRHWSRSPQRSRNPLRGSPRPQRSSSHDWSSRRATRSQDRKAALEAVMKTLGPGFVAEFNKHKSSQAGTPGSGKSAPSHGAGGKVPGNGKKTPKTGIAAKAAKKDALPPPAPGSCSPQGDEVPQEKEMEEEEEEEEEGSPAGPSRPRAAPYNRLLREELLNCGTVLQISNLPDDGFSDQDIKKIVQPFGKVSDLIVLRSRNKAYLEMNYKEAVIAAVKYGETVPVLVNGRQVKISVAEKPKASPSQAKTSVKKKTQTVKKAAPSTKKHPTTTTATTKTKKTIAGKKEKTKKSVGTKESKTKRTSGTAAQSDENESKELQSSPGSGVEAGDAGLPEPTGAAGGDEGGTEPAKAGDAPSKGASNPAPLPEKPAQVLQAVPAGSDGQNEALIDPEASAETVKSEEAAEPGGKEAEDACVVLVSNLPEKGYSVEEVSNLAKPFGGLRDVLIVSSHKKAYLEINRKSAESMVKFYTCFPMTLDGNQLCIDVAPQHKTVRDEEAIFTAIIKDSDPKVNAEALHHQFVHLGNLPDEGYREFEVVCVGLRFGKVDHYVVLKNKNKAILQLESPKAARSMYCFLNQYSYTMGGHTLTCTLSPSRQHADTEAVKKEAKKEEPSRGSSSLKKHPEGSGAVQTAAAHPPVEPSVVKKEPVSTPPAKDELSAVKAEPSESRLEGARRGSAAGSGDPAAGKAGAGAELPGAPLAAAGADLTTAEPEEKLPPAPSVGKEEEVTGGAASELPVPAAGSAPQKGRALGAEGLGATAGERPGGAPGRGDHVPFHHVPSSHVPSGTAAPLGAEPRAVPPAHGAAETGSCVVPHGNPKASVPKKTRVSDPGKMEHEKPRAPTAEVRPVLEAGAALGRTRGGAGDRAEGAVLCGGSAWEESSQQLLAKAGAAVENADKNAKEKEGSSIRAPQSKETGPGKVKEAGKAAASNSSLSAQEPSSVSKITLKAVVPVPDILKPRVAAQRSKPAPCKGGKQAASSKARAQGAAAGQKKAAWKDGGHPRAGGSQNPAGSTSQQSGAAGTGKAGSGRNASQQEKDSQVEPRAGSKQEGESRWASTKRDAGSTAGFRWGQCSNVQKQQQQQQQQAEGGEGWC; this is encoded by the exons CTTTGTGTTGTTCTTGGAAAGTTTCGCTCCACTTGTGAATTCCTTGAACCTTGGCATTGCGAGCCCGCTTGTGTTGGGCCCTCCTCCTTTTCAGCTTGCTCACATTAAGACCCAGTTGGCTCTGCAGCAGTTGACCTCGGTTGCCGCCAGCAGCTCCGCGCTTCCTCATGCTCGCTTCGGCCGGGCGTTTCTGAAAAGCACCATGTTTAGCCCCAGAGGAGCGTTGCCGCAGAGGCCGAGAGGACCCAACCCGTCCGGAGCCAAACCCCCGGGATCCTTCCAGGGCGGAGGCGGGCCGGGCCCGCAGAGACAACCGGCGCCGGGAGCGCCCCAGGGGGCAGCGCCGCGCGCCTCGGGGCAGGACAGCGTCCCATGGACCGGCTCGCAGCGCATCAACGTCCGCGTCACCCTGCACAGGGCCGACCCGCGGCAGGCCAAGGCCAAGAGCAACCTGCACCAGGAGCAGAAGGGAGACGTGCGCGCGGGCCGCTGGGACGGCAGCCCCTGCCCGCCCCCGCCCGTCTCGCAGAAGCCGCCGGCCCCGGCCCGGCTCCCGGAGCAGAACGCGGGAGCGCAGAACCGCTACACGCCGGAGAGCGCGTCCAGCATCTTGGCGAGCTTCGGGCTGTCCAACGAAGACCTGGAGGAGCTCAGTCGCTACCCGGATGACCAGCTGACGCCTGAAAACATGCCGCTCATCCTCAGAGAGATACGGATGCGGAAGATGGGCCACCCCTTGCCCGGCTTGCATTCGCAGAGCCGAGGAGAAGCGATGGGCGGGACGAGCGGCGCAGCGGTCAAGGGCAAGGTGATCGATTACGGGCACGCGAGCAGGTACGGGTACACCGAGGATCCTCTGGAGGTGCGAGGTTACAACGTGGAAGCGCTGAGGGAGGAGCCTCTGGAAGCGCGCGCCTACAACCCCGAAGCTTCGAGcagagagaagagggaagagTTCCAGCGAGAGCCGAGCGTGCCGATGGGCGTTCCGCCGGCCGGCGTGGCGTGCGGCCCGGCCTTCCCGCCTCAGGACGTCATGAagccgccgccgccaccgccgGCTTTCCAGAGCGACCCGGCCAACCCTCACCCATTCTTCCCGGCGGAGCCTGCGGGGAAGGCGGGCGGGCTGTGCGCGGCGCCCGTGGGGAAGGCCGGCCCCCCGCCCGCGGTGCTGCCCGTCATGCCGCCCATCCTGCCGCTGGCCGTGCCGCCCTTGGCGCAGCCCGTCATGCCGCCGCTCATCTCGCAGCCCGTGGTGCCGCTCCTCCCCCAGCCTCCCTTCTCGGCCGAGCTGCTGGCCATCCTGGAGCAGCGCGACAGGATCCAGCAGGACTCCGGGAGCGGCCAGCCCAGCGCTCCGAGCCCCGGCGTGGGGCAGAAGCCCTTCCAGCCGCAGCCCGAGGGGCCCATTAAGTCCCCCTTTGGCGTTGTGAAGGCGTCGTGGCTCCCGGCGTTCCTGCAGTCCGACGCCCAGAAGATAAAGCGCTTGCCCACCCCGTCCATGATGAATGACTACTATGCGACGTCGCCGAGAATATTCCCACATATGTGTTCTCTGTGTAACGTAGAATGCGCTCGTATGAAG GACTGGATCCTGCACCAGAACACCCCTTCCCACATCGAGAGCTGCCGCCACTTACGACAACA GTACCCCGAGTGGAACCCCGAGGCTCGCTCTTCGAAGCG GAATGCTGCGGACAGGAAGGAGAACCAGACCCCCAAGCACCGCTCCAACTcggccagccccagcccccggCGTCCGAGGCCCGCAGGCTCCAGCTATGTTCCTCGGCACTCGCGCTCACGCTCCAGGAGCCCGGGCCGTTACCGACCGACGCGCCCGAGGAGCCGGAGCCCGCGGCAGGTGCGGCGCCTGAGCCCTCGGCACTGGTCACGCTCACCGCAGCGATCGAGGAACCCGCTGAGGGGCAGCCCGCGGCCCCAGCGCTCCTCCAGCCATGACTGGTCATCGAGGAGAGCCACCCGATCCCAAG ACAGGAAGGCGGCTCTGGAGGCCGTGATGAAGACGCTGGGACCCGGCTTCGTGGCGGAGTTCAACAAGCACAAATCATCGCAGGCGGGCACTCCGGGCTCGGGGAAATCAGCGCCCTCTCACGGAGCCGGGGGGAAGGTGCCCGGGAACGGGAAGAAGACCCCAAAAACGGGCATTGCTGCAAAGGCTGCGAAGAAGGACGCCCTTCCTCCGCCTGCACCCGGCTCCTGTTCTCCTCAAGGCGACGAAGTGCCccaagagaaggaaatggaggaggaggaggaggaggaggaggagggctcGCCTGCAGGGCCCAGCAGGCCTCGGGCTGCGCCGTATAACCGG CTGCtgagagaggagctgctgaacTGCGGCACGGTGCTTCAGATCTCCAACTTACCGGACGACGGCTTTTCGGATCAGGACATCAAAAAAATCGTGCAGCCCTTCGGCAAAGTCAGCGATCTGATCGTGCTGCGCTCCAGGAACAAG GCCTACTTGGAAATGAACTACAAAGAAGCGGTGATAGCGGCTGTGAAATACGGCGAAACTGTGCCAGTGCTGGTGAATGGGAGACAGGTGAAAATCAGCGTGGCGGAGAAGCCCAAAGCATCCCCCAGCCAG GCCAAAACGAGCGTCAAAAAGAAGACTCAGACCGTCAAAAAAGCAGCACCAAGCACCAA AAAGCACCCAACCACCACCACCGCCACCACGAAGACCAAGAAAACGATTGCAG gcaaaaaagagaaaaccaagAAGTCCGTGGGGACCAAAGAGAGTAAAACCAAGAGGACTTCAGGCACTGCAG cCCAGTCGGATGAAAACGAATCCAAAGAGCTTCAGAGCTCGCCTGGAAGTGGGGTGGAAGCTGGGGACGCTGGGCTGCCTGAGCCCAcgggtgctgcaggaggggatgAAGGTGGCACAGAGCCTGCAAAGGCAGGGGATGCTCCATCCAAAGGGGCGAGCAATCCTGCACCTTTACCAG AGAAACCCGCCCAGGTGCTGCAGGCGGTGCCGGCGGGCTCGGATGGGCAGAACGAAGCTTTAATTGATCCAG AAGCTTCTGCAGAGACTGTGAAGAGCGAGGAGGCAGCGGAGCCGGGTGGCAAG GAAGCTGAGGACGCGTGCGTGGTGCTGGTTTCAAACCTGCCCGAGAAGGGCTACTCCGTGGAAGAAGTCTCCAACCTGGCGAAGCCCTTCGGTGGGCTGAGGGATGTGTTAATTGTGTCCTCTCACAAGAAG gCGTATCTCGAGATCAACAGAAAATCCGCAGAATCCATGGTGAAGTTTTACACCTGCTTTCCCATGACCCTGGATGGGAACCAGCTGTGCATCGACGTGGCGCCTCAGCATAAGACCGTGAGAGACGAG GAAGCGATATTTACTGCCATCATCAAAGACTCTGACCCTAAG gTGAACGCCGAGGCGCTGCACCACCAGTTTGTGCACCTGGGGAACTTACCAGACGAGGGGTACAGAGAATTCGAAGTGGTTTGCGTGGGGCTGCGCTTCGGGAAGGTCGATCACTACGTGGtgctgaagaacaaaaacaag GCAATTCTGCAGCTGGAGAGTCCCAAGGCAGCCAGGTCCATGTACTGCTTCCTGAACCAGTACTCGTACACCATGGGGGGGCACACCTTGACCTGCACGTTGTcccccagcaggcagcatgcTGAC acCGAAGCCGTGAAAAAGGAAGCGAAGAAGGAGGAGCCAAGCAGAGGAAG CTCCAGCTTGAAAAAACACCCAGAGGGATCAGGAGCGgtgcaaacagcagctgctcaTCCTCCGGTAGAGCCCAGTGTGGTGAAGAAAGAACCCGTTTCCACCCCTCCTGCTAAGGATGAGCTGTCAGCAGTGAAGGCAGAGCCCTCCGAGTCCCGTCTGGAAGGAGCACGGAGGGGTTCCGCTGCGGGATCGGGCGACCCGGCCGCCGggaaggcaggagctggggctgagctcccTGGTGCACCCCTGGCAGCAGCCGGCGCCGATTTAACCACAGCCGAGCCCGAAGAGAAACTGCCACCTGCTCCCAGcgtggggaaggaggaggaggttACAGGTGGAGCAGCCTCTGAGCTCCCCGTGCCTGCAGCTGGATCCGCACCGCAGAAGGGAAGGGCGCTGGGAGCCGAGGGGCTGGGAGCTACTGCTGGAGAGCGGCCGGGAGGAGCACCAGGCCGGGGTGACCATGTGCCATTCCACCATGTGCCATCCAGCCACGTGCCATCcggcactgctgccccactgggGGCCGAACCCAGAGCTGTGCCCCCCGCTCACGGCGCGGCGGAGACGGGCTCGTGTGTTGTCCCGCACGGAAACCCCAAGGCGAGTGTGCCAAAAAAGACGCGTGTTTCTGATCCGGGGAAGATGGAACATGAGAAGCCCAGGGCTCCGACGGCGGAGGTGAGACCTGTGCTCGAGGCTGGGGCGGCCCTGGGGAGGACACGAGGTGGAGCTGGAGACAGAGCAGAAGGGGCCGTGCTCTGCGGTGGCAGCGCTTGGGAggagagctcccagcagctgctggccaaGGCTGGGGCTGCCGTGGAAAATGCTGATAAGAAtgcaaaggagaaggagggaagCTCCATCAGAGCGCCTCAAAGCAAAGAAACGGGGCCGGGCAAAGTGAAAGAAGCCGGCAAAGCAGCTGCATCGAACTCCTCTTTGTCTGCCCAGGAGCCTTCCTCCGTTTCTAAAATAACTTTAAAGGCGGTGGTGCCTGTTCCTGATATACTGAAGCCAAGGGTCGCGGCGCAGAGAAGCAAACCGGCGCCGTGCAAGGGAGGGAAGCAAGCGGCTTCCTCCAAAGCCAgagcccagggagcagcagcgggGCAGAAGAAGGCAGCGTGGAAAGATGGGGGTCACCCAAGAGCCGGTGGCAGCCAGAACCCAGCGGGCAGCACGTCCCAGCAGAGCGGGGCTGCCGGCACCGGGAAGGCTGGCAGCGGGAGGAACGCGTCCCAGCAAGAGAAGGACTCGCAAGTGGAACCTAGGGCTGGCtcaaagcaggagggagagagcAGATGGGCCAGCACGAAGAGAGACGCC ggcagca CTGCAGGTTTCCGCTGGGGGCAATGCTCGAACgtccagaagcagcagcagcagcagcagcagcaagcagaaggaGGTGAGGGCTGGTGCTGA